Sequence from the Fusobacterium periodonticum ATCC 33693 genome:
CTCCTAAAATAATTATTACCACCTTTTTTTGAAGTTCAGTAATCTTTGTTATTAGACTGATAAGTGCCTCTTCTTTTGAATTTCTTTCATCTATTACTATAGCTTCATATTTTCTATTTTTTATAGCATCCATAAAAGATATCATATTTTCAACAAATACTAAATCATTTTCAAAATTATTTTCAAACTCCAATTTTAAGTCATTATCTAAGCGAAGTCCTAATAATAGCATTTACCCCTCCCTATTATTTAAAATCAAAATTATAATTTAAGTAAAAAGTTCCATTTACAGGTTTACCATTTTTCATAAGTTTAACTCTCCAAGTTCCTACAACTCTTTCTACTGCAGCATCTATTTCAGGTACTCCACTTCCTTCAACTATTACAAAAGATAAAACATTTCCCATCTTATCAACTTTTAATTTTATCTTTAATTTTCCATGTTTTCCAGAAGATTTAGCTGATTGTGGAAATTCTGGAGCCTTGTTTTTAGCATTCCAGTCAACTATTCTTCCATCACTAGAATTTCCCATCTTACTTCCTGAAACTAAACCATTTGAATAAGTTACATTTTGTAGAACTCTATCAACTACTTCTTCTCCATCAGGATCTTCTGTTGGGCTATATCCACCATTGGAAGTCTTGGGTTGTGAACCAGATATTTGTTTCTTTAAGTCTGCTAAAGAAGGCTTTTCTTGTTTAGATGTTCCCTTTGAGTTTGAGCTTTCTGAGGAATTCTTCTTTGGGTTCTCCTTCTTCTCAACTACTTTTTTTCCCTTTTCAGCTGGTTTTTCCTTTTCAAGTGATTTTTCTTTTTGTTTTTCAGGCATTTTTTCTGTAGGTTTTTCAACTTCTTTTTTCTCAGTTTTTTCTGTAATTTTCTCTACAGTTTTTTCAGTTTTTATTTCTTCAACTTTATTTTCTGTAGGATTTTCTGGCTTCTTAGTTTTTTCTTCTTTTTTCTCTATACTGTCAGCATCTAAATTTTGTTTTTTAGCATCAACATTCTTTTCTCCTCTAAACTTTGTTGATGCATCACTTTCTACTGCTACCAAACCAATTTTTATTTGTTCAGCATCTGTTATCTCTTGAGTATCCTTTGAAAATACTGCTAAAGCAAGTATGATTCCTATATTTATAATTATAGATAAAAACAGACAGATAAAGTCATTTTTTTTCATTTTATCACCTACTTTGTGCTGTTAGTATCTATATTTATGCCACTTGCTCCTGCTTCTTTTAATAAACTCATAATTTCAACAATAAAACCATAATCAATACCTTTATCAGCTGAAACTACTACATCTTTACTTTCAGAAGTTTCAAGTTTTTCTGATACAAAATTAACAAAAGTTGATAGATCTAATTCTTCAGTTTCGCTTTTTCCTGAATTATTAGTATATTTTATATAAACATTTTTATCTTTATCCACTAGAACTTGAACTTCCTTCAAAGTACTCTTTGTTTTTGCAACTGTTGACTTAGGAAGTTCTATTTTAAAAGCAGACCTTTCATCAAAAGTTGTTGCCAACATAAAGAAGATAAGTAAAAGGAAAACTACGTCTATAAGTGGAGTGATTTCTAGAATCAGTGTTCCACCACTTCTTCTTTTTATTCTATCTAATTTCATTATTGTCAACACCTACTCTCTGAAATAATTTAACATTTCTGTACAAGTTTTTTCTATATCAGTCACTACTAAATCAATTCTCTTATTAAAATAGTTATAGAATATCATACAAGGAATAGCAACAAATAAGCCTCCAGCTGTTGTATATAGAGCTTCAGATATCCCTTTTGCTAATATTCCAGCATCTCCTGTACCATTTAATGCTATAGAATTGAAAGCCGTTATCATACCTGTAACTGTTCCTAGAAGTCCTAGTAAAGGTGAAGCATTTGCTGCTAGTGATAGAAGCCACATATTTCTTTCCAAAAGTTTTATCTGTTCTATTGCTTTTTCTTTTCCTTTTTCTTCAAGTGCTGATAATGTTTCCTTATTTTCTTTATACCCATAAATCAAAATTTCTTTTAAAACTGTTGAAGTTGATGATTTATTAGAGTTAAAATAAATTATAGCTTCCTTTATTTTCCCTTCTTTTATAAGTTGTTTTGCCTCTGAAGGTAATTTAGAATAGTTATTTCTTTCTTTTAAAGTAAAATAAGAAAATCTTTCTAAAATTGCATATAATCCTACTATTCCCATTAAGAGAATAAAATACATTAATATTCCGCCTGCTTTTAATATTTGCATTTCTATTTCTTCCTTTCTATCTTGTTACTATCCAAATAATTTATCTATTATTCTTCTAAAAAATCCTTTTTTCTCCACTCCTTGAGATAATTCTTCCTCAATAGTAGCTGTATTTTCACGATTAACCTTTACCTTGTCACCATTTTCTTTTAAATTTTCTCCTGTGATATTTACAGAAGATGATTCTAGATTTTGATTTTGAAGAATTAATTCTTCAGTATCAATTTCTTTAACATCTAATTGTTGATTATTTTCTCCAACTACTTGTCTAGTAACTTCAGTTGTTATAACTTCTCCATTGTCTGTTGCCTTTTGTGCACTATCATTGATGATAACAGATGTGTTGTTATCTTCTGCATAAGTTAGTACTCCTAGTATTAAAAATATTGCTAATAATTTCTTACTCATTTCCTTCCTCCTTATTCACTATAAAAATAAGTGAGTCATATAGTTGGAATAAGTAAAAAACAAGTGAACTTGCATCTAAATTTTAGATAAAAAATTAAAGCAAGTGAGCCGAGTAATTGTTGGCGTGTCTGGAGCCAACTTGTTGGCAAGTTTTGCCGAAATTACAGCGAAACGTTAATTTTTTATCGTTAAGAAATTTAGCTAGCAATGAACTGTTTTTTACTTTCCTAATGACTTATTTTTATAATTCTTTATCATTTAGTTTAAAAGTAAGCCTTGAATTTTTCTGCTCTTTTAGCATCTAATTTTTTCAGCTCATCATAGTATTTTTTAGCTTCTTTAGTTTTTTCATTTAAAAGTTTATAGTAAATTAATTTTTCAATAGAATAAGCTTTTAAATCTTTATTTCCTTTTGTTGCATAAAGTTTTGTAAATAATTTTTCTGCTTCCACATTATTTTCTTGTCTATCATAGATTTCAGCTGCTCTTAGCATAGCATCTTCTGCTAGTTTTCCTTTCTTTTCATAAACTAACTTATAGTCAGCTAAGGCCATCTTTAGGTTATTTTCTTTTTCATTAGCCTGTCCTAATCTATATAGAACATGTTCATCAGGATTTTTATTTACTGAAACATGAGTTCCATAGTATTTTTTAGCTTTAGCTAGATCTTTTTTATCAAAATAATAATCTCCCAAAGCTTTTGAAGCATAAGCTTTGTATTTTTCAGATTTCAATAATGTTTCATATTCTTTTACAAGTTTAGGATCTTTCTTTTGTGCATAATATTGAGCTGAATAGTAAGCCCTTTCTTCAGGATCTGCTATCTCTCCTAAATATTTTTCCATATCCTTATAGTCTTTCTTTTGTAGTTTTATTCCTATTATCTTAATAGTATTATTTTCTTTAATATCTGCATCATCAGTATTTGATTTAGAGTTATCAAGAGCTTCTATAGCTTTTTCTGTATCTCCACTTTCTATATAGAAGTTTGTACTTAAATTTGATAAAGTAGTTCTTAAATTACTATTTGGATATACAGATAAGAAA
This genomic interval carries:
- a CDS encoding ExbD/TolR family protein: MKLDRIKRRSGGTLILEITPLIDVVFLLLIFFMLATTFDERSAFKIELPKSTVAKTKSTLKEVQVLVDKDKNVYIKYTNNSGKSETEELDLSTFVNFVSEKLETSESKDVVVSADKGIDYGFIVEIMSLLKEAGASGINIDTNSTK
- a CDS encoding MotA/TolQ/ExbB proton channel family protein; translated protein: MQILKAGGILMYFILLMGIVGLYAILERFSYFTLKERNNYSKLPSEAKQLIKEGKIKEAIIYFNSNKSSTSTVLKEILIYGYKENKETLSALEEKGKEKAIEQIKLLERNMWLLSLAANASPLLGLLGTVTGMITAFNSIALNGTGDAGILAKGISEALYTTAGGLFVAIPCMIFYNYFNKRIDLVVTDIEKTCTEMLNYFRE
- a CDS encoding energy transducer TonB; the encoded protein is MKKNDFICLFLSIIINIGIILALAVFSKDTQEITDAEQIKIGLVAVESDASTKFRGEKNVDAKKQNLDADSIEKKEEKTKKPENPTENKVEEIKTEKTVEKITEKTEKKEVEKPTEKMPEKQKEKSLEKEKPAEKGKKVVEKKENPKKNSSESSNSKGTSKQEKPSLADLKKQISGSQPKTSNGGYSPTEDPDGEEVVDRVLQNVTYSNGLVSGSKMGNSSDGRIVDWNAKNKAPEFPQSAKSSGKHGKLKIKLKVDKMGNVLSFVIVEGSGVPEIDAAVERVVGTWRVKLMKNGKPVNGTFYLNYNFDFK